The genome window GCGCCGATCCGTATGCTGTGGTCATGACATTCCACCCGTCCCCTGACGCGAGGGTGCGATGGGTCATCGGTCGCGATCTCCTCCTGGGCGGACGGAATCGCCTCGTCGGCGTCGGTGACGTCCAGATCTGGCCGTCACAGCATGCCTCTCTGGGCAAGGTATGCATCGGCCTACGCCCGCGCGGGAACAAGGAAGCGGTTGTCGTAGTGGCCTCGGGGCGATCCCTTGACGCCTTCCTGCGGAGAACTCTGGCGGTGGTGCCGGTCGGCACCGAGGAACGTCATCTGGATATGGACGGAACCGTCCAGCAACTTCTCAGCGGCCCTGACAAGCCGGACATGACCCGATGAAGGAACGGCTCGTGGTCTCCGTCGGCGACCACGTCACGGAAGGCTCGGCGGCATCGCGCTACCCCCGACGATCCGCGATGCCTTCGCCGAGCGGGCGGTGCGGCTGCGGCCGGACGAGTGGGAAGGCGCCGATCAGCAGGTCGATGAACGCCTGGGCCGTCCGCGAACGGGCGGCCCTCGGTGTCCGTGATCAGCGAGACCTCCCACCACGCCTCCGGGCGCACGGCCGGAGGGCGACGGGGCGTGAGCCCGCGGCCATCGAGACGCTCAGAACGCGAAGCCGCTTTTGTCCTTGACCAGTTCGAGCACCGTGGGGATACCGGGGTCTTCCACAGCGATCACCGACGCACCACGGCTGCCAGGAACAGCCGGTCCGCGCTGAACGGGGTCCCCCATCCGGAGGAAATCCCACGAAACTCTCGCCGCCGAGTTCAGCGAGCAGGACGACCCGGCGCCGGGTCAGCGGGTGGTCGTCCGGGCAGGCCGGCAAGATCGGCTCGGAGGTTATTGGGTGTGCCTTCAGGCCGGGCAGATAGTCGCCGGGCAGGGCGGCGAAGGCCAGATCGAGCGTGCCGTCGAGCACACGGCGGCCAGTTCGACCACTCCGCCCATAACAGCGCTTGGGATGATCTGCACCTGCGGGTGTTCCTGGCGGTAACGAGTCAGCACGGCGGCAAGTCGATCAACGTCAGCGAGTGCGTCTGCCGAGCGGCACGGTGCCGCCCAGTCCGCCGTGCGCAGCAGCGACGGCGTCTCGGGCGGCATCCACCGCGCTCAGCGCGCTACGCGCCTCCGCCAGCAGCACCCGCCCCGCATCGATGAGTTCGACGCGGTGGGTGGTGCGATCGAACAGCCGGCCGCCCAACTCCCGTTCCAGCGACCGAATGGAGACGGACAACGCCGACTGGACAAGGTGGAGGCAAGCCGCAGCACGGCTCGTTGCGGGCCTGCCAGGACTGCTGGTGGCCAGGATCTTCAATGGGGGCCTCGGTGGGCCTGACGACCGCGACGGCCACCGCGTACCTCGGTGAGCTGCATCGGCGGCATCGGTGTCGGTCCGCTGGCCGCAAGGCCGCTGGCCCTGTGACCGCGTGCACGGTGATGCTGGTTTTCGAGGTTGTCGTGGCACCCGCCGTGGTGGCCTGGCTGGTCACCATGCTCCCCTTGGCCGGACCGTCGGCCCTGGTCAGCGGCGTACTGATCACCCTGCGGCAGCGGACTCGCCCCCAGGGTGGCACACCCGACACCCTGTACGTCGGCCTCGCACCGCGCAGTGTCCTGCTCGCCTTGACGGCGGTCGATCTACCTCCGGATGGGCATCGTCGCCCTGCTCTCCGGTTTTCCTGACGCCGCGGCAGCTGTCGCTCATGTCGGCGTCTTCTGATGGCGGTCTCGGCCGGCCGCCGTACGTCCCGAGGCCGGGTAAGAGGCTTCAGCCCAAGGCCGCACGGCTCCGTGCGGCGGTTGCGCCGAGCGGCTTGGCCGGGCCGTCGTGGTGGATCGGGATGTGCGCGCCGGTCAGCGGCGCGCCGGTGCCGCCGCGCCGGGCGGCGACGACTTCGGCGGCGATGGACAGTGCGGTCTCCTCCGCGGTCCGCCCCCCGAGATCGAGGCCTATGGGAGAGCGCAGGCGTGCCAACTCCCCCACGGTGACTCCGGCATCGCGCAGACGCCGTTGGCGATCTTCGTGGGTGCGGCGGGAGCCCAGGGCCCCGATGTACGCGACCGGTAGCCGCAGTGCCAGCCGCAGGAGCGGGATGTCGAACTTGGCATCGTGGGTGAGCACACACAGCACGGTGCGTCCGTCCATGGCGGTCGCTGCGAGATAGCGGTGCGGCCAGTCGACGACCACCTCGTCCGCGTCCGGGAACCGTGCTCTGGTGGCGAACACGGGGCGGGCGTCGCACACGGTCACGTGGTAACCGAGGAACTTGCCGAGCCGCACCAGCGCCGAGGCGAAGTCGATCGCGCCGAACACGATCATGCGCGGTGCCGGAACGGTCGACTCGACCAGCAGAGTGAGCGGCCGTCCGCAGTACGAGCCGTCGGCCCCGACGGTGACCGTCCCGGTGCGCCCCGCGTCCAAGAGCGCTCGGGCCTCAGCGGCGGCCGTGCGGTCCAGTCCGGGGTGGGCGCCGAAGCCACCCTCGTACGAGCCGTCGGGGCGTACGAGAAGAGCGTGCCCCATCACCTCGGTCGGCCCGTCCGTGATCCGAGCCAGTGCCACGGCATCCCCCGCCTCGGCGGCGGCAAGCACCGTGGCGTACACGTTCCGTCCGGGAGTGTCCGAGCGGACCGGCGTGACGAGGATGTCGATGACTCCGCCGCAGGTCAGGCCCACGGCGAAGGCGTCGTCGTCGCTGTAGCCGAAGCGTGCCGACGTCGTCTCGCCGTCAGCCAGGGCCTGTTCGCACAACTCGTACACGGCCCCCTCCACGCAGCCGCCGGAGACCGACCCGATCGCCGTACCGTGGGCGTCGACGGCGAGCGCGGCGCCGGGTGGACGAGGCGTGCTGCCGCTCACCGCCACGACGGTGGCCACGGCGACGTCGCGTCCTTGCGCGATCCATGGGTGCAGGGCTTGGGCAATGTCCAGCATGTCGTTCTCCAACCGGTTCCGGTCGAGCCGCGGATACGTCGCCGGTGGCGGGGTTCACAGAACGGGAAGCACCACGGCTGAAGGCCATTCGGGGCTCGAGTGGAGCGTGACGCGTCCGCCGAAGATCTCCGCCGGACGGTCCCGCGGATCGTCGTGCGACATGAAGACCACGGGTTTCTGACCCTCCGCCCGCTCGAAGTCCCGGCCGGCGATGGTCAGTTGCAGGCGGCTGCCTGCCGGGAGCCGCAGGCTGGTCGGCCAGAGCGAGACGGTCACCTCGTAGACCTCTCCAGGCACAAGGGGCTGTCGCTCGTCGTGGGTATGGAGAGGTTCCAGTTCGGTCGAGCGGTCGGGATCGAGCTTGCGCTGGGAGACCCGCAACCAGCCTTGCGTCAGCGGCGCGGCCGGGTCGACCGCGGCCAGGAACGTCACCTCCTCGCCATCGGGAGCGAACGCCTGGACCGTGATGAACAAGTCGGTGTCGGGGGTTTCACACGACAGCCAGAGCCGCGACGCGAGGGGCCCGGCGAGGGTCAGCTCCTCCTCCAGGGGGGCCGTCGAGAGGATCACAGCGTCCTCGAACGGCGAGTAGGAGGCCTGGGTGGGCCGCTCTGGTGCCGTCGGCGACAGCATGTTCTCGGCGAAGTCCAGGTGCAGGGACCGCAGGGTCGTGGAGGGCAGCGGCCAGTCCGAGCCTTCGACGATGTCGGCCCCGCCGTCGACGGTCCGGACCGCGACACTCACCCGCGACAGGTCGAAGTCGTTGTCGATCCCTTTCAGATGGCGGTCGAAGAAGGCCCGGAAGAGAGCGACCCGTTCGGGGGTGAAGAACGTGAAGAAGTAGGAGCCGTCTTCCACCAGAAGCCACTTCTCAGGTGAGGACAGCCCCTTCCAGCCGTTGATCGTCCCGCGTGACTGGAGCCCGAGCCCGCCCCAGTTCGCGACCACCAGCGCGGGCAGGTCGATCGCCGCGAGATCGGCGGTCCGGGCCTGGTGCCACTCGTCGAGCAACGGATGGGCGAGAATCTCGCCGGGGTAGTCGACCCGGTTGCGGACCAGTTCCTCCTCGCTCAGCGGCGGACCGGTGTTGACCTCGCCGGTGTACATGTCGGGCAACGTGCAGGCGGGGTTGCCGTGCTGGTTGTTCTTCCCTTCGCGTTCCCACCAGTGGGTGGTGAAGCCGCTGGAGTAGATGCCGTCGTTGTGGGTGCGGTCGCGGTAGAAGTCGTAGGTCCCCTGGCAGGGGATGATCGCCTTCAAACAGGGTGCTTTGCGCGCCGCGACCCGCCAGTTCGCCGCGGTGATGTAACCCAGCCCGACCAGTCCCACCGATCCGCTGCTCCACGGCTGCTCGCCGGCCCAGGCGATCGCGTCGCAGCAGTCGTCGATCTGCGCCGGCGAGTTCGGCTCCATGAAGCCTGCCGACTTGCCCGTGCCCCGCACGTCCATCTGCACCACGGCGTAGCCGTGACAGACCCACACCTCGGGATCTATGCACTCCCAGATCATGTGCTGCCCGGACGAGGCCTCGAGAACCTCCGGGTAGTGATCGAGCAGCACCTGCCAGACGGACGGGAACAGATTCCGGACGTGCACGTCCTTGCCGTACGGCGTCGCCGACACGATCACCGGGCAACGGCCGCCGTCGGCGGGCCGGTAGACGTTCGCCCGCAGCACGGCACCGTCGCTCATGGGGATGGCGACGTCGCGCTCGACCAGCATCTCCGGCCCACCGCTCGTTCCCGCTGCCGTTCCCGGCGCGCTCATGCCCCGAACCTGGCGTCGCGCTTGTTGATCAGGAACTCGTCGATCCCCTGCTTCGCGTCCGCCCGCGTCAGGGACAGCGCCTGGGCGATGCTCTCGGTGAACAGGCCGGCCTCGCTGGGCATCTCGCTGATCTGGCTGATCGCGTTGACGATCATGTAGTTGGCGATGGGGGCGTTCTCGCTGACCTGCTCGGCCAGTTCCAGGGCCTTGGCGAGGGACTCGCCCTCGGGCACGAGGTAGTGACTCAGGCCCAGCCGCTGCCCCTCCTCGGCGTCGACCTTGCGGCCGGTGAGCATCAGCTCGGTCATCCGGTCGGGTCCGAGGAGCCGCGAGACGTGGACGGTCCCGCCGCCGCCGAGAAAGAATCCGCGCCTGCCCTCGGGCAGGCGGAAGAACGTCGTGGTGTCGGCGACGCGGATCTGCGTCGCCGACGCCATCTCGAAGCCGCCGCCGATGACCGCGCCCTGGAGGGCACTGATCACGGGACGCCCGCAGTACCGGATCGACTTGACGATCTCGTGGCTGGCCCGCGAGAAGAGACTGCTCTCGAACGGCTCCGACTCCCGGTGCTCGGCCAGGTCGAGCCCGGCGCAGAAGTGCTTGCCCTCACCCGTGAACACGACCGCCCGCACCGCGTCCGGGAGTTCGCTGAACGTATCCTTCAGGGAGTAGTACAGCTTCTGGGACAGGGCGTTGCGCTTCTCCGGCCGGTTCAGGGTGACGATGGCGATGGAGCCCTTGATCTCTGTGCGGACGAGCGGTTGTTCAGTCATGACGTTCCTCTGTGATGTGCCGCCGCTGGTCGCGGACGGCGATCGTTGGGGGTGCGGGAGTGAGGGTCGGCCCGGCTGCGCCGCCGACTCAGAACTCATGCTCGGGGATGGCCATGACGGCGCTCCCGCCGGCCCGGATCCGGATGGCGAGCGTCTCGATCTCGGGCAGCAGGTAGGAGCAGTAGAAGCGTGCGGTCCGCAGCTTGTTCTGGAGGAACGTCGGGTCCGCCGGGGCCCCCTGCAGACCCTTGTCCGCAGTGCCGGCCATCTTCGCCCACATGAACCCGAGGGAGAGGTACCCCACCATGTGCAGGTAGTCCAGCGACACCGCCGCCATGCCTTCCGGGTCCCTCTTCCAGCGGGGGAGTTCCTCCTGTGTGAGCCGCACGACCGAGTCCAGGGCCTGTCGCAGCTCGTCGGTGATGCCGGGCAGACCGGTCCCGTCGAGCAGGTCGAGCGTCTGCCGGATCGAGTCGAAGTACCGGCTCAGGGTCTGGGCGTCGTCGCCCACCACTTTGCGGCCGATGAAGTCCATCGCCTGGATGCCGCTGGTTCCCTCCCCCAGCCGCAGCATCCGCACATCTCGCAGGTACTGCTCGGCACCGTTGTCCTGTATGAAGCCGTGTCCGCCGAAACACTGCAGCGCGATG of Streptomyces phaeolivaceus contains these proteins:
- a CDS encoding crotonase/enoyl-CoA hydratase family protein, yielding MTEQPLVRTEIKGSIAIVTLNRPEKRNALSQKLYYSLKDTFSELPDAVRAVVFTGEGKHFCAGLDLAEHRESEPFESSLFSRASHEIVKSIRYCGRPVISALQGAVIGGGFEMASATQIRVADTTTFFRLPEGRRGFFLGGGGTVHVSRLLGPDRMTELMLTGRKVDAEEGQRLGLSHYLVPEGESLAKALELAEQVSENAPIANYMIVNAISQISEMPSEAGLFTESIAQALSLTRADAKQGIDEFLINKRDARFGA
- a CDS encoding XdhC family protein, encoding MLDIAQALHPWIAQGRDVAVATVVAVSGSTPRPPGAALAVDAHGTAIGSVSGGCVEGAVYELCEQALADGETTSARFGYSDDDAFAVGLTCGGVIDILVTPVRSDTPGRNVYATVLAAAEAGDAVALARITDGPTEVMGHALLVRPDGSYEGGFGAHPGLDRTAAAEARALLDAGRTGTVTVGADGSYCGRPLTLLVESTVPAPRMIVFGAIDFASALVRLGKFLGYHVTVCDARPVFATRARFPDADEVVVDWPHRYLAATAMDGRTVLCVLTHDAKFDIPLLRLALRLPVAYIGALGSRRTHEDRQRRLRDAGVTVGELARLRSPIGLDLGGRTAEETALSIAAEVVAARRGGTGAPLTGAHIPIHHDGPAKPLGATAARSRAALG
- a CDS encoding LysR substrate-binding domain-containing protein; amino-acid sequence: MLDGTLDLAFAALPGDYLPGLKAHPITSEPILPACPDDHPLTRRRVVLLAELGGESFVGFPPDGGPRSARTGCSWQPWCVGDRCGRPRYPHGARTGQGQKRLRVLSVSMAAGSRPVALRPCARRRGGRSR
- a CDS encoding CocE/NonD family hydrolase; translated protein: MSAPGTAAGTSGGPEMLVERDVAIPMSDGAVLRANVYRPADGGRCPVIVSATPYGKDVHVRNLFPSVWQVLLDHYPEVLEASSGQHMIWECIDPEVWVCHGYAVVQMDVRGTGKSAGFMEPNSPAQIDDCCDAIAWAGEQPWSSGSVGLVGLGYITAANWRVAARKAPCLKAIIPCQGTYDFYRDRTHNDGIYSSGFTTHWWEREGKNNQHGNPACTLPDMYTGEVNTGPPLSEEELVRNRVDYPGEILAHPLLDEWHQARTADLAAIDLPALVVANWGGLGLQSRGTINGWKGLSSPEKWLLVEDGSYFFTFFTPERVALFRAFFDRHLKGIDNDFDLSRVSVAVRTVDGGADIVEGSDWPLPSTTLRSLHLDFAENMLSPTAPERPTQASYSPFEDAVILSTAPLEEELTLAGPLASRLWLSCETPDTDLFITVQAFAPDGEEVTFLAAVDPAAPLTQGWLRVSQRKLDPDRSTELEPLHTHDERQPLVPGEVYEVTVSLWPTSLRLPAGSRLQLTIAGRDFERAEGQKPVVFMSHDDPRDRPAEIFGGRVTLHSSPEWPSAVVLPVL
- a CDS encoding SsgA family sporulation/cell division regulator codes for the protein MENLDDLTSVVCRILVHLLVEDGVDQPVIVDLRYSSADPYAVVMTFHPSPDARVRWVIGRDLLLGGRNRLVGVGDVQIWPSQHASLGKVCIGLRPRGNKEAVVVVASGRSLDAFLRRTLAVVPVGTEERHLDMDGTVQQLLSGPDKPDMTR
- a CDS encoding helix-turn-helix domain-containing protein, yielding MPRQPRKPASPCTRSQGQRPCGQRTDTDAADAAHRGTRWPSRSSGPPRPPLKILATSSPGRPATSRAAACLHLVQSALSVSIRSLERELGGRLFDRTTHRVELIDAGRVLLAEARSALSAVDAARDAVAAAHGGLGGTVPLGRRTR